In the Azospirillum ramasamyi genome, one interval contains:
- the deoA gene encoding thymidine phosphorylase: MLPQEIVRAKRDGQPLDAATIQDFVRGITDGRVSEAQAAAFAMAVFFRGMSLDERVALTRAMRDSGTVMEWRSLNLPGPVIDKHSTGGVGDKVSLILAPMLAACGGFVPMVSGRGLGHTGGTLDKFESIPGYRAKPDNDLLRRVVKEVGCAVIGATDDIAPADKRLYAIRDVTATVESLDLITASILSKKLAAGLDALVMDVKFGSGAFMQRFEDAEALADSIVTVSKGAGLPAVALLTDMNEVLGRSAGNALEMRECLAILRGEPADPRLYEVTAALAAELLALAGLAPDAAAGRAMADRAIAGGEAAERFARMVEALGGPADLLEQPDRHLERAPIIRPVFAERAGVVGAVDTRGVGMAVVALGGGRTKTTDAIDFAVGFDEVAGLGDAVGPGERPLAILHARTEAQAEEAERRLRASVTVADTAPARGPLIAKRLG, translated from the coding sequence GCGCGACGGCCAGCCGCTCGACGCCGCCACCATCCAGGATTTCGTCCGCGGCATCACCGACGGCCGCGTTTCCGAAGCCCAGGCCGCGGCCTTCGCCATGGCCGTCTTCTTCCGCGGCATGAGCCTGGACGAACGGGTGGCGCTGACCCGCGCCATGCGCGATTCGGGCACGGTGATGGAATGGCGGTCGCTGAACCTGCCCGGCCCGGTGATCGACAAGCATTCCACCGGAGGCGTCGGCGACAAGGTCAGCCTGATCCTGGCGCCGATGCTGGCGGCCTGCGGCGGTTTCGTGCCGATGGTGTCGGGGCGCGGGCTGGGCCACACCGGCGGCACGCTCGACAAGTTCGAGAGCATCCCCGGCTACCGCGCCAAGCCCGACAACGATCTGCTGCGCCGGGTGGTGAAGGAGGTCGGCTGCGCGGTGATCGGCGCCACCGACGACATCGCCCCGGCCGACAAGCGGCTCTACGCCATCCGCGACGTGACGGCGACGGTGGAGTCGCTCGACCTCATCACCGCGTCGATCCTGTCGAAGAAGCTCGCCGCCGGACTCGACGCGCTGGTGATGGACGTGAAGTTCGGCAGCGGCGCCTTCATGCAGCGCTTCGAGGACGCCGAGGCCCTGGCGGACAGCATCGTCACCGTGTCGAAGGGCGCCGGCCTGCCGGCGGTCGCCCTGCTGACCGACATGAACGAGGTGCTGGGCCGCAGCGCCGGCAATGCGCTGGAGATGCGCGAATGCCTCGCCATCCTGCGCGGCGAACCGGCCGATCCGCGGCTCTACGAGGTGACGGCGGCGCTGGCGGCGGAACTGCTGGCGCTCGCCGGGCTGGCCCCGGACGCCGCGGCCGGACGCGCCATGGCCGACCGCGCCATTGCCGGCGGCGAAGCGGCGGAACGCTTCGCCCGCATGGTGGAGGCGCTCGGCGGCCCGGCCGATCTGCTGGAGCAGCCGGATCGCCATCTGGAACGCGCGCCGATCATCCGTCCGGTCTTCGCCGAACGCGCCGGAGTCGTCGGCGCCGTCGACACCCGCGGCGTCGGCATGGCGGTGGTGGCGCTGGGCGGCGGTCGGACCAAGACCACCGACGCCATCGATTTCGCCGTCGGCTTCGACGAGGTGGCCGGGCTCGGCGACGCGGTGGGGCCGGGTGAACGGCCGCTGGCGATCCTCCATGCCCGGACCGAGGCGCAGGCCGAGGAGGCGGAACGCCGCCTGCGCGCGTCGGTGACGGTGGCCGACACGGCGCCGGCGCGCGGGCCGCTGATCGCGAAGCGCCTGGGGTGA